Below is a window of Longimicrobiaceae bacterium DNA.
GCGCAGACGCTGCGGGTGGTGTACCCGGACGCCGACGTGATCTACCCGCGCATGGGGCGCCTGTCGCGCAGCTCGCTGCGGGTCCGCTCGGACGGCACGTTCGGCGGCGACAGCGACGACGAGCGCGGCGGATGGAGCTGGGGCGGGCGCGGCGGGCGTGAGGTGACCATCGCCGGGTGGGGGTCGGGGACGCACGCGTATGCCGACGCGCGGGTGCTGGTGCCCGCGGGCCGCTCGGTATCGGTGAACCAGGGCGTGGGACGCGTGACGGTGGCGAACGTGAACGGCACGCTGCGGGTGCGCCTCTCCTCCGGTGCGGTAGAGACGAACGGGACCAGCGGCAGCCTGGACGTGGGCACCGGCTCCGGCGGCGCGCGGGTAGCGAACGCGCGCGGCGCGGTGCGCGTGTCGTCCGGCTCGGGCGGGCTGCGGGTGGACGGCATCCGCGGCACCACGGTGGAGCTGAACACCGGCAGCGGCGGCATCAACGGCTCCGGCATCGAGGCGGCGGACCTGCGCGCGAACGCGGGCTCCGGCGGGATCACGCTGGCGGGCGTGGCGGCGGAGCGCGCGGTGGCACACGCGGGCAGCGGCCACGTGCGCCTGGACCTGCGCCGCGACGCTGCGGACGTGCGGATCGCCACCGGCTCGGGCGGAGTGACGCTGGGGGTGCCGGCGGACTTCGGGGCGGAGCTGTCGGTAGTCACCGGAAGCGGCGGCGTGTCGGTCGGCTTCCCCGTCACTGCCCGGCGCTCCAGCCGCCACCAGCTGGAAGGCACCATCGGCGACGGCCGCGGCCGTGTGGAGATCCGCACCGGCTCCGGCGGTGTCCAGCTCGTTCGCAGCTGATCATCTACCGGAACAGCATCGGTCCGTAGATGCACGGCGGACGATCGGACGGACGCTGACGAGCGATGGATCGAAGTCCTCGCTGGTGATGCGCGGCGGGTGAGAATTCCAGAATGGATGGACGGGAGATGGCCGGATGGTCATCTCCCGTTTTTCGCGTCGGGAGATGCCGGTCGGCGGAAGATCGCCGCGGCCTCACGCCTGGCGGGTAAACCCGCGGCTGCAACGGCACGAAGGCCGCCTGCGCGGCCTGCTCCTGGGGCATCGTGGCGGGCGGCGAACGGTTTCGCGGCCCGTGCGGGGGCAGGTCAGCGGATTCGCTTCATCCGATCATTCCGTCGTTCGGACGGCTCGGCGAAGCGCCGGTTCGCGGGAAGCTGGCTGGCCGTTCATC
It encodes the following:
- a CDS encoding DUF4097 family beta strand repeat-containing protein, translated to MTLSPSISRAFVLAAAGPALFALPAAAQRFTLAGDRAAFYNLAGEVRVEAGQGAAVVVEVTRAGDEASKLRVEQGVIGGAQTLRVVYPDADVIYPRMGRLSRSSLRVRSDGTFGGDSDDERGGWSWGGRGGREVTIAGWGSGTHAYADARVLVPAGRSVSVNQGVGRVTVANVNGTLRVRLSSGAVETNGTSGSLDVGTGSGGARVANARGAVRVSSGSGGLRVDGIRGTTVELNTGSGGINGSGIEAADLRANAGSGGITLAGVAAERAVAHAGSGHVRLDLRRDAADVRIATGSGGVTLGVPADFGAELSVVTGSGGVSVGFPVTARRSSRHQLEGTIGDGRGRVEIRTGSGGVQLVRS